The genomic DNA TAAAACTCTACATCTACCGAAGGATATAGAGCATAATTAACCAAGTTCGCAGCAATTGCGTCAGTCCCTGTTGATATAGCCTTCATAATATAGGTGGTACCTGGAAACTGTGAACCTATGTCTCTAACAAAGCCCGGAGCCCCGCTGCCTGCTACATAATTTAGTATCCAAGCTTGTTCTGTCACAACAGAAACTATACCTGTAACTATGTTTGCACCCATCCACGTGCCAATTGTGCCTAAAGCGGCAATCATGGAGCTTTTTGAAAGAGCACCTAAAGCCAACACTATTGCTATCCACACAAAAGTGCTAATCAGGCTTCCGAGTAGAGATAACGGAAGTAGATGAAGGTTGTTTTGAGTGCCATAGATTATTGTTCCTCCAACAGTCATATAGATCATGAGCATAATGTATGTGACAAGCAAGGTTAGGGAACCAGCGACAATTTTTCCTAGGAAAACCATTGTGCGTGAAATGGGTTTCGTAAGTAGTGGAACAATTGAGCCACTTTCAAACTCGCCTGAAATGCTATTCATTGCAGTAACTATTGCGAAAAGCAAAAATCCGAAACCGCCAATTCCGCTACCAGTTTCTATAACATACTTTGGATTGGATTCGAGAGGCTCATTCATCACGTTGCTCAAAATCACCGGAATAAACAGACCAAGCGTTGCAAGGACAAAAGCAACGACAAGCATGCCTAGAAACTTTTTCTTACGTATATTCCAAAGAAGCTCATATCTTGTCATCGCCAGAAAGGCGTTCCATCTCAAATGTTTTGCAGTTTCTTCGCGAGTCATCTCTGATTATCTCCTTGCTTCTTAATAAGTTTAACAAAGACATCTTCAAGACTTCGACCTTCAACTTTCATAGAGATTATCACTCCTCCAGCCTTGGTAATCGCTTGAGACAGTTGAGGTCTAACCTCGTCATGTGTTTTAATTTCGATTGTAAGCGTG from Candidatus Bathyarchaeota archaeon includes the following:
- a CDS encoding ABC transporter permease translates to MTREETAKHLRWNAFLAMTRYELLWNIRKKKFLGMLVVAFVLATLGLFIPVILSNVMNEPLESNPKYVIETGSGIGGFGFLLFAIVTAMNSISGEFESGSIVPLLTKPISRTMVFLGKIVAGSLTLLVTYIMLMIYMTVGGTIIYGTQNNLHLLPLSLLGSLISTFVWIAIVLALGALSKSSMIAALGTIGTWMGANIVTGIVSVVTEQAWILNYVAGSGAPGFVRDIGSQFPGTTYIMKAISTGTDAIAANLVNYALYPSVDVEFYKGFIGFEEPLYTEALGFILLRSILVALVYICVFSFIAWYAFKRAEIKE